A single Acidaminococcus sp. DNA region contains:
- the secF gene encoding protein translocase subunit SecF, with product MKHFSIVKHAKIFLSISAIFLLIGICSMIFRGFNLGIDFTGGSIIDLKFDNPVTVSQVRDVLSDHKLGNSIIQLGGTDGNQVQESQSVLIRTGLITDDQRVETMNDMTQRLGANQVLRVENVGATVGKDLVKQAIGAVALSWVLMIIYITIRFEHNFAFAAIIALIIDVMVTLSWFSLLHLEMDSSFVAALLTVVGYSINGTIVIFDRIRENLHTHRRSESMGDMVDNSIWQTMTRSIYTTVTTLFAVVAILLFGGETIKTFAFAMFVGFSSGFYTSTFLAGPMWLALKGRKKRA from the coding sequence ATGAAGCACTTTTCTATTGTAAAGCACGCCAAAATCTTCCTTTCCATTTCAGCAATTTTCCTGCTGATCGGTATCTGCTCCATGATTTTCCGCGGCTTTAACCTCGGTATCGATTTCACGGGCGGCAGTATCATCGACTTGAAATTTGATAACCCCGTGACCGTTTCCCAGGTACGTGATGTCTTAAGTGACCATAAGCTGGGCAACAGCATCATTCAACTGGGCGGTACGGACGGTAATCAGGTGCAGGAAAGCCAGTCCGTCCTGATTCGTACGGGACTTATCACCGACGATCAGCGCGTTGAAACCATGAATGATATGACTCAGCGTCTGGGAGCCAATCAGGTGCTCCGCGTGGAAAACGTCGGCGCTACCGTTGGTAAAGACCTTGTAAAGCAGGCTATCGGAGCCGTTGCCTTGAGCTGGGTACTCATGATCATTTACATCACGATCCGGTTTGAGCACAACTTTGCTTTTGCCGCTATCATCGCCCTGATCATCGACGTCATGGTAACACTGAGCTGGTTCTCACTGCTGCATCTGGAAATGGATTCCTCCTTCGTAGCAGCACTGCTTACCGTAGTAGGTTATTCCATCAACGGCACGATTGTTATTTTTGACCGTATCCGTGAAAACCTGCATACCCATCGCCGCAGCGAAAGCATGGGCGATATGGTCGATAACAGTATCTGGCAGACCATGACCCGTTCCATCTACACGACAGTAACGACCCTGTTTGCCGTGGTTGCCATCCTGCTCTTTGGCGGCGAAACCATCAAGACATTTGCCTTTGCAATGTTTGTCGGTTTCTCCAGTGGTTTTTATACCTCCACCTTCCTCGCCGGCCCCATGTGGCTTGCACTGAAAGGCAGAAAGAAGAGAGCATAA
- the argC gene encoding N-acetyl-gamma-glutamyl-phosphate reductase has translation MVKVFIDGSQGTTGLRLHDRLKERKDIELLHIDEDKRKSVDARLEMVEKADVAFLCLPDAASRELIAAAKDCDTTILDTSTAFRCDDSFAYGFPELGPDFLKNVKTNHRISVPGCHASGSIAVLMPLVKNGLISPDEVYTITSLTGYSGGGKKMIVEYENPHDPEVDAPRIYAVGQKHKHLPEIKKYTGLNKLPVFLPIVAPYYSGMLVTVGFENKKGISLKELRELYRDTYNLTPFIRVNMDDEQPKMLGSNTLSGKDSMNIIICGNEERITVSSQFDNLGKGASGAAIECFNFSIGVDPTTGLSL, from the coding sequence ATGGTAAAGGTATTTATTGATGGATCACAAGGAACGACCGGGCTCCGCCTGCATGACAGACTGAAAGAACGTAAGGATATCGAGCTATTACATATTGATGAAGACAAACGAAAAAGTGTGGATGCGCGTCTGGAAATGGTAGAAAAAGCAGACGTAGCTTTTTTGTGCCTCCCTGATGCCGCTTCCCGCGAATTGATTGCCGCAGCTAAAGACTGCGACACGACGATTTTGGATACCTCCACTGCATTCCGCTGTGATGATTCCTTCGCCTATGGATTCCCGGAACTGGGACCGGATTTCTTAAAGAATGTAAAGACGAATCATCGGATCAGCGTGCCGGGCTGCCATGCCAGCGGATCCATTGCAGTACTCATGCCGCTTGTTAAAAACGGACTTATTTCTCCTGACGAAGTGTACACTATTACTTCTCTGACCGGTTATTCCGGCGGCGGAAAGAAAATGATTGTCGAATATGAAAATCCGCATGATCCGGAAGTCGATGCTCCGCGTATTTATGCCGTGGGACAGAAACATAAACATCTGCCGGAAATCAAAAAATATACCGGCCTGAATAAGCTGCCCGTATTCCTGCCGATTGTAGCACCGTATTATTCCGGCATGCTTGTGACCGTAGGTTTTGAAAATAAGAAGGGCATTTCCTTAAAGGAACTGCGGGAACTCTACCGCGATACCTATAATCTCACACCGTTCATCCGCGTCAACATGGACGATGAACAGCCGAAAATGCTGGGATCCAATACGCTTTCCGGCAAAGACTCCATGAATATCATCATTTGCGGCAATGAAGAACGCATTACCGTGTCCTCCCAATTTGATAACCTGGGGAAGGGTGCCAGCGGCGCAGCCATTGAATGTTTCAACTTCTCCATTGGCGTAGACCCGACTACCGGATTATCTTTATAA
- a CDS encoding NADH peroxidase: protein MKKFICSVCGYVYEGTEAPEKCPQCGAPKDKFTEMTEGKKVYADEHVVGVAKGVDEKVLEGLRQNFTGECSEVGMYLAMSRVAFREGYPEVGLYYEKAAHEEAEHASKFAELLGEVVTPSTKKNLELRAAAEQGACAGKKELTTLAKKLGYDAIHDTVHEMAKDEARHGRAFDGLLARYFGK, encoded by the coding sequence ATGAAAAAGTTCATTTGTTCTGTCTGCGGTTATGTGTATGAAGGTACTGAAGCTCCGGAAAAGTGCCCGCAATGCGGCGCTCCGAAAGATAAGTTCACCGAAATGACCGAAGGCAAGAAAGTATATGCTGATGAACACGTTGTCGGCGTTGCTAAGGGCGTAGATGAAAAGGTTCTGGAAGGCCTGCGTCAAAACTTCACCGGTGAATGCTCCGAAGTTGGTATGTACCTGGCTATGTCTCGCGTAGCTTTCCGTGAAGGCTATCCTGAAGTTGGCCTGTACTATGAAAAGGCTGCTCATGAAGAAGCAGAACACGCTTCCAAGTTTGCTGAACTGCTGGGCGAAGTTGTAACCCCGAGCACCAAGAAAAACCTGGAACTGAGAGCTGCTGCTGAACAGGGCGCTTGCGCTGGTAAGAAAGAACTCACAACCCTGGCTAAGAAACTCGGTTACGATGCTATTCATGATACCGTTCATGAAATGGCTAAAGACGAAGCTCGTCATGGCCGTGCATTTGATGGCCTGCTGGCTCGTTACTTCGGCAAATAA
- a CDS encoding sulfite exporter TauE/SafE family protein, translating into MLPMMFASFCGYLAKGLTGFANTLVFDAILSFWEDNIHITPVDLPLSLLSNIIIAYHERRHVSFKVCGQAALYMAIGIIPGVFFLKIGDPAHIKIVLGLLIIAMGLNMLREAYQKKKSVMPKAAAAVLGIMSGFFSGLLGIGAMISVYIAQATDNMEDFKGNLTTLFIATNAFRFIIYMRMGILNAHTLTQSAMLLPCMGLGLWGGMRLSKIISPKAARYIMIIFLIISGVSLTVMNL; encoded by the coding sequence ATGCTGCCAATGATGTTTGCCTCCTTCTGCGGGTATCTGGCAAAGGGTCTGACCGGTTTTGCCAATACCCTCGTGTTTGACGCCATTTTAAGTTTTTGGGAAGATAATATTCACATTACACCAGTCGATTTACCGCTGAGTCTTCTTTCCAATATCATTATTGCCTATCATGAACGCCGCCATGTTTCATTCAAAGTTTGTGGACAGGCGGCCCTCTATATGGCGATTGGTATCATACCCGGCGTCTTCTTTTTAAAAATAGGCGACCCGGCTCACATCAAAATCGTCCTGGGCCTTCTCATCATTGCCATGGGGCTCAATATGCTGAGAGAGGCATATCAGAAGAAAAAAAGTGTTATGCCGAAAGCCGCTGCGGCCGTGCTGGGCATCATGTCCGGCTTTTTCAGCGGCCTGCTGGGTATTGGCGCCATGATCAGTGTCTATATCGCGCAGGCAACGGATAACATGGAGGATTTTAAAGGCAATCTGACCACACTGTTTATTGCCACGAATGCCTTCCGGTTTATCATTTACATGCGCATGGGCATTTTGAATGCACACACCCTGACGCAGTCAGCCATGCTCCTGCCCTGTATGGGACTGGGGCTCTGGGGCGGGATGCGCCTTTCAAAAATCATCTCACCCAAAGCGGCCCGCTACATCATGATCATCTTCCTCATCATATCAGGCGTATCGTTAACTGTAATGAACCTGTAA
- a CDS encoding flavodoxin family protein, with amino-acid sequence MEILILEESFQDNDALEVLVEAFEKGAKSAGHSVRILDLADFLITPCYGCLMCGFDSPCVHTDDMDELRDVILESDALVFASSPTDKGVTPQMHAALTRFIYFTLSLRKKGLCSVLLSVSPKNTPDAFATLVERYESLVGHLAFRDKGKVLAAGCGNVEEAEKSSYRKEAEELGKGM; translated from the coding sequence ATGGAGATACTGATTTTGGAAGAATCCTTTCAGGATAATGATGCCCTGGAAGTACTCGTAGAAGCTTTTGAAAAGGGTGCGAAAAGTGCGGGGCATTCCGTTCGTATTCTTGATCTGGCGGATTTTTTGATTACTCCTTGCTATGGCTGCCTTATGTGCGGTTTTGACAGTCCCTGCGTCCATACGGACGATATGGATGAACTGCGGGATGTTATTCTTGAATCTGATGCGCTCGTCTTTGCTTCTTCCCCGACTGATAAAGGGGTAACGCCCCAGATGCATGCGGCGCTGACGCGGTTTATTTATTTTACGCTGTCGCTGCGGAAAAAGGGTCTCTGCTCTGTCCTGCTTTCGGTTTCGCCAAAAAATACACCTGACGCATTCGCAACGCTTGTGGAACGATATGAGTCGCTTGTCGGGCATTTGGCGTTTCGTGATAAGGGAAAAGTACTGGCAGCGGGATGTGGGAATGTAGAAGAGGCAGAAAAGTCTTCTTATCGTAAAGAGGCGGAAGAATTAGGGAAAGGGATGTGA
- a CDS encoding methionine ABC transporter ATP-binding protein, whose protein sequence is MIELQHINKIYHSKAGDLQALTDINLTINDGEIYGIIGLSGAGKSTLVRCINMLETPTSGTVIVNGKDMTKLSATELRKARQDIGMIFQHFNLLSTRMVYGNVAFPLEIQGLSKDEIKKKVEPLLDLVGLSDRADHYPSQLSGGQKQRVGIARALASNPRVLLCDEATSALDPQTTEAILTLLRDINKRLNLTIVMITHQMNVVREICDHVAVIEAGKIIEKGSIFDVFTNPKTPTTKEFVASVQNEDLPEVIQKLDIKKNYESGDKALVRLHFIGESANEPVIATLIKKYNIDVNIVAGNIETLQETPYGMLLIGMDADEEHMKLAMDYLHEKNLQIEVIGYVR, encoded by the coding sequence ATGATAGAATTACAGCACATTAACAAGATCTATCACAGTAAAGCCGGCGATCTGCAGGCTTTGACGGATATCAACCTGACCATTAATGACGGGGAAATTTATGGGATTATCGGTCTTTCCGGTGCCGGCAAGAGTACGCTGGTTCGCTGCATCAATATGCTTGAAACCCCGACGAGCGGTACCGTCATCGTAAACGGCAAGGACATGACAAAACTGTCCGCCACGGAACTTCGTAAGGCTCGTCAGGATATCGGAATGATTTTCCAGCATTTCAATCTGCTGAGCACGCGCATGGTCTATGGCAATGTGGCTTTTCCGCTTGAAATTCAAGGTTTGAGCAAGGATGAAATCAAAAAGAAGGTAGAACCGCTGCTTGACCTGGTTGGTCTTTCCGACCGCGCCGACCACTATCCTTCCCAGCTTTCCGGCGGGCAGAAACAGCGTGTCGGTATTGCCCGCGCCCTGGCTTCCAATCCGAGAGTGCTCCTTTGCGACGAAGCGACTTCCGCCCTTGACCCGCAGACGACAGAAGCCATTCTGACGCTGCTCCGCGATATCAATAAGCGCCTCAACCTCACGATTGTCATGATCACTCACCAGATGAACGTGGTAAGGGAAATTTGCGATCATGTAGCCGTTATCGAAGCCGGCAAGATCATTGAAAAGGGTTCGATTTTTGATGTCTTTACGAACCCGAAGACTCCGACGACCAAAGAATTCGTAGCTTCCGTCCAGAACGAAGATCTGCCTGAAGTGATTCAGAAGCTCGACATCAAGAAGAATTACGAATCGGGCGACAAAGCGTTGGTACGTCTGCACTTCATCGGTGAAAGCGCCAACGAACCGGTCATCGCAACGCTCATCAAGAAATACAATATTGACGTCAATATCGTTGCTGGCAATATTGAGACGCTGCAGGAGACTCCTTACGGCATGCTGCTCATCGGAATGGATGCCGATGAAGAACACATGAAGCTGGCTATGGATTATCTCCATGAGAAGAATTTACAGATTGAGGTGATTGGTTATGTCCGCTAA
- a CDS encoding DUF559 domain-containing protein, translating into MDRGRNAVSFAEYDELRKNARMMRKNMTVVEKILWYQVLKKLPVRFLRQKIIYYYIVDFYCAKAKLIVEVDGIQHTEKDVEEYDAKRTAFLRSRGYELIRFSNSEIAHDLYGVEDRIKKVLEERLGREV; encoded by the coding sequence ATGGACAGAGGAAGAAATGCAGTTTCGTTCGCAGAATATGATGAACTACGAAAAAATGCAAGAATGATGCGTAAAAACATGACCGTGGTTGAAAAAATTTTATGGTATCAAGTTCTTAAGAAACTTCCTGTACGATTCTTAAGGCAAAAAATTATTTATTATTATATCGTTGATTTTTACTGTGCAAAAGCAAAATTAATTGTAGAGGTCGATGGGATTCAACATACTGAAAAAGATGTTGAGGAATATGATGCTAAAAGAACTGCATTTCTCAGGAGCAGAGGGTATGAATTAATCAGATTTTCTAATTCTGAGATTGCACATGATCTGTATGGGGTTGAAGATAGAATAAAGAAAGTCTTGGAGGAGAGATTAGGGAGGGAAGTATAA
- a CDS encoding YerC/YecD family TrpR-related protein, which produces MQAGLNKKEIQQLAKAFLLAKDEKLCLDFMEDICTPNELKALSQRLEVAVRLHRGENYAKIVNDTGASSTTVSRVNRCLNYGAGGYRKIIPLLLSEGDSK; this is translated from the coding sequence ATGCAGGCCGGACTGAATAAAAAAGAAATCCAACAATTGGCTAAAGCTTTTCTTCTTGCCAAGGATGAAAAATTATGTCTCGACTTTATGGAAGATATCTGCACGCCTAACGAACTCAAGGCGTTGAGTCAGCGTCTGGAAGTGGCGGTGCGTCTTCATCGTGGCGAAAATTATGCCAAGATCGTTAATGATACGGGGGCCAGCAGCACGACCGTTTCGCGTGTCAATCGATGTTTAAATTACGGAGCCGGAGGATATCGAAAGATTATCCCACTGCTCCTCAGCGAGGGAGATTCTAAATAA
- the yajC gene encoding preprotein translocase subunit YajC — protein MQNLVQLAWPFILMAAIFYLLIYRPQKRDQKKRMELLESLKVGNRIVTIGGIYGEITKVMDDRVRIKIAEGVEIRIRKSAVGSVLTTAFEKANAKAEDKKEDKKEDKKDNSAKEETKEEAAETKAEAKEETKEEAPAEKPAEETEAQK, from the coding sequence ATGCAAAATCTTGTACAACTGGCTTGGCCCTTCATTCTGATGGCTGCAATCTTCTACCTGCTGATTTATCGTCCGCAGAAGAGAGATCAGAAGAAGCGTATGGAACTCTTGGAATCCCTGAAAGTAGGGAACCGTATCGTAACCATCGGAGGTATCTACGGCGAAATCACGAAAGTAATGGATGACCGCGTCCGTATCAAAATCGCGGAAGGCGTAGAAATCCGCATTCGTAAGAGCGCCGTTGGTTCTGTCCTGACCACAGCTTTTGAAAAGGCAAATGCCAAGGCAGAAGACAAGAAAGAAGACAAGAAAGAAGACAAGAAGGACAACTCCGCAAAGGAAGAAACTAAGGAAGAAGCAGCAGAGACCAAGGCTGAAGCTAAGGAAGAAACCAAGGAAGAAGCTCCTGCCGAAAAACCTGCTGAAGAAACAGAGGCGCAAAAATAA
- a CDS encoding ABC transporter permease, translated as MSANIINMLVKSLGETLYMVIISALLATLFGTPLGVILTVTRPGHILENKGINRILGAVVNAVRSTPFIILMVAIIPLTRLIVGTSIGTTAAIVPLTISATPYIARIIESSLLEVDPGVIEAAQSVGASPMQIIWKVLLPESMHSIVLGVTLAMISLIGASAMAGALGGGGLGDLAIRYGYQRFQADTMVATVIVLIALVQLVQSLGNKISAKLNKTKLN; from the coding sequence ATGTCCGCTAATATTATCAATATGCTCGTTAAATCTTTGGGTGAAACGCTTTACATGGTCATTATCTCGGCACTCCTTGCCACGCTGTTTGGTACGCCGCTCGGAGTGATTCTGACGGTAACAAGACCTGGTCACATTCTGGAAAATAAAGGTATCAACCGGATTCTCGGCGCCGTCGTCAACGCTGTCCGCTCTACTCCGTTCATTATCCTGATGGTTGCCATCATTCCGCTGACCCGTCTGATTGTCGGTACCTCCATCGGTACGACAGCTGCTATTGTTCCGCTGACGATTTCCGCTACGCCGTACATTGCGCGTATCATTGAATCCTCCCTGCTGGAAGTTGACCCCGGCGTTATCGAAGCAGCTCAATCCGTAGGGGCTTCCCCGATGCAAATCATCTGGAAGGTGCTCCTGCCGGAATCCATGCACTCTATCGTGCTCGGCGTCACGCTTGCTATGATTTCCTTGATTGGTGCTTCCGCTATGGCCGGTGCTCTTGGCGGCGGCGGCCTCGGCGACCTGGCTATTCGTTACGGTTATCAGCGTTTCCAGGCTGACACCATGGTAGCTACGGTTATCGTGCTGATTGCGCTGGTACAGTTGGTGCAGAGCCTTGGGAATAAGATCTCGGCGAAATTGAATAAAACGAAGCTGAATTAA
- a CDS encoding TetR/AcrR family transcriptional regulator, with protein MNRKMAIEKLVPKDLRILKAAEEVFSHKGYHNSTLDEIVKIADTGKGTVYKYYKNKEMLFYTLMSQKNDQFMKDLNQVYNSSTAFTDRFMGFFRTMVEFMDENKVLWSVLFFEILGVSGGWQLHWNSEKQNYDVEVNWGPAPSQKDVEMKTRYADIIRGEIKILIDILNGGEKEGFLRPNPDVGIMAQNMYFSLMCMIMQGCLTKDKRDEVLSSFLDRFLYGHILRKNK; from the coding sequence GTGAATCGTAAAATGGCAATTGAAAAATTAGTACCCAAAGACCTTCGAATCCTTAAAGCGGCTGAAGAGGTATTCTCACACAAGGGCTACCATAATAGTACCCTGGATGAGATCGTGAAAATTGCGGATACGGGAAAGGGAACGGTATATAAGTACTATAAGAACAAGGAAATGCTCTTTTATACGCTGATGAGCCAGAAAAATGATCAGTTTATGAAAGATCTGAACCAGGTTTATAACAGCAGCACCGCATTTACCGATCGTTTCATGGGATTTTTCCGGACAATGGTTGAATTCATGGATGAAAATAAGGTCTTATGGTCCGTACTGTTTTTTGAAATTCTGGGTGTTTCGGGCGGCTGGCAGCTGCACTGGAATTCCGAGAAACAAAACTACGATGTAGAGGTCAACTGGGGCCCTGCACCGTCCCAGAAAGATGTCGAAATGAAGACGCGCTATGCCGATATTATTCGCGGCGAAATTAAGATCCTGATTGATATCCTCAATGGGGGAGAAAAAGAAGGATTCTTGAGACCGAATCCCGATGTGGGCATCATGGCGCAGAACATGTATTTTTCCCTCATGTGCATGATTATGCAGGGATGTCTGACGAAAGACAAGCGGGATGAAGTGCTTAGTTCTTTCCTGGATCGTTTCCTCTATGGCCATATCCTGAGAAAAAATAAGTAA
- a CDS encoding AEC family transporter: MDNFMVALIAVTPLVIYMLIGYFLQKIEKFEDSVIADFNKIIFKVMLPSTIMTAVYRSNISEIFNPKFFGYAMISVLAVCGLAAIVVCSFVKDNRKRGAMIQASYRSNYLLLGAPIVENIYGPDSLAIPFLLSAFIIPLYNILAVFILETFRDNHKGFNLLELLKGIIRNPMIVGALIGFALKLFPPLPGILEKTMVQLSSSTTPIALIVLGASFSFSGAVREFKELVFCVVTRLVAAPALVIGVGVLLGFRTVELASLLGMSASPCAVASFAMAQQMDSDGELAGNALVFTTLFSSVTMFLWVFFLKSAGLL, from the coding sequence ATGGATAACTTTATGGTAGCTTTGATAGCGGTGACCCCCCTTGTTATTTACATGCTGATTGGCTACTTTCTTCAAAAAATCGAAAAATTTGAGGATTCCGTCATCGCTGATTTCAATAAAATCATTTTCAAAGTGATGCTGCCGTCCACCATTATGACGGCCGTATACCGGTCAAACATCAGTGAAATCTTCAATCCCAAATTTTTTGGGTATGCCATGATTTCCGTACTTGCCGTATGTGGTTTGGCAGCTATCGTCGTGTGTTCCTTTGTCAAGGATAATCGGAAACGCGGAGCCATGATCCAGGCCTCGTACCGGAGCAATTATCTGCTTCTTGGAGCACCTATTGTGGAGAATATCTATGGTCCGGATTCTTTGGCTATCCCATTTCTGTTGTCGGCCTTTATCATTCCTTTGTATAACATATTGGCAGTATTTATTCTGGAGACATTTCGGGACAATCACAAAGGCTTTAATCTCTTAGAGCTTTTAAAGGGAATTATACGGAATCCGATGATTGTCGGCGCCCTCATTGGCTTTGCTCTCAAATTATTCCCGCCGCTGCCCGGCATTCTTGAAAAGACAATGGTTCAGCTCTCTTCCAGTACGACTCCGATTGCCCTGATTGTGCTCGGCGCTTCTTTTAGTTTCAGCGGCGCCGTAAGGGAATTCAAAGAGCTTGTCTTTTGTGTAGTAACGCGGCTTGTTGCGGCACCGGCTCTTGTCATCGGAGTAGGTGTCCTGTTGGGTTTCCGTACCGTAGAGCTGGCTTCGCTGCTCGGTATGTCGGCTTCTCCCTGCGCTGTGGCCTCTTTTGCTATGGCTCAGCAGATGGATAGTGATGGAGAATTAGCCGGCAACGCCCTGGTATTTACGACACTTTTTTCATCGGTAACGATGTTTTTATGGGTCTTTTTCTTAAAGAGTGCAGGTTTGTTATGA
- the secD gene encoding protein translocase subunit SecD, whose product MQRNCRIKLLVSVLAIIICFVAFIKPLAYSVKQGLDLQGGTHVVLQAQDTPDAKVDDDAMNRSISIIERRVNELGLTEPVIQRQGRDRIIVELPGVKDPEQAIAMLGRTALLEFKDMNGKTVLTGKDLKDSKASVDQGGRPVVTLQFNDEGAKKFADLTAANVGNQIAILLDGEVLTAPRVSEPITGGNAQITGSRDAKEAEHLAILLRSGSLPVKLEVVENRTVGPTLGQDSKDKSVKAFAIGLAGVFIFMLVFYRLSGLVADIVLLLYTLLLMGVMRGLNATLTLPGIAGIILSIGMAVDANVLIFERFKEEIKTGKTLRASVNAGFSRAFVTILDSNVTTLMAAAVLFYLGTGPVRGFAVTLALGTLISMFTAITVTRFILNALIGSQFTKNPFLYGANHSEKKEEAAK is encoded by the coding sequence TTGCAGAGAAATTGTCGCATCAAGCTGCTGGTTTCCGTGCTGGCGATTATCATCTGCTTTGTGGCATTCATCAAACCGCTTGCTTACTCTGTAAAGCAAGGCCTTGACCTGCAGGGCGGTACCCACGTCGTACTGCAGGCCCAGGATACGCCGGATGCCAAAGTGGACGACGATGCCATGAATCGTTCCATCAGCATCATTGAACGCCGTGTCAACGAACTCGGCCTGACCGAACCGGTTATTCAGCGTCAGGGCAGGGACCGTATCATTGTGGAACTGCCTGGTGTCAAAGATCCGGAACAAGCCATTGCTATGTTGGGACGTACGGCACTGCTTGAATTTAAAGATATGAACGGCAAGACGGTACTGACCGGTAAGGATTTGAAAGACTCCAAGGCCAGTGTCGATCAGGGCGGCCGTCCGGTTGTAACCCTTCAGTTTAACGATGAAGGCGCTAAGAAATTTGCTGACCTTACTGCCGCTAACGTAGGTAATCAGATTGCCATCCTGCTTGATGGTGAAGTGCTTACCGCACCGCGTGTCAGCGAACCGATTACGGGCGGCAACGCACAGATTACCGGTTCCCGCGATGCCAAGGAAGCCGAACATCTGGCTATCCTGCTGCGCAGCGGTTCCCTGCCGGTTAAACTCGAAGTTGTCGAAAACCGTACGGTGGGACCGACCCTCGGTCAGGACTCCAAGGATAAGAGTGTCAAGGCCTTTGCCATCGGCCTTGCCGGTGTCTTTATCTTTATGCTTGTGTTCTACCGTTTGTCCGGTCTTGTGGCAGATATTGTGCTGCTCCTTTACACGCTGCTTCTGATGGGAGTGATGAGGGGGCTCAATGCGACCCTGACTCTGCCGGGTATCGCCGGTATTATCCTGTCCATTGGTATGGCCGTCGATGCAAACGTACTTATTTTTGAACGCTTCAAGGAAGAAATCAAGACGGGAAAGACCCTGCGGGCTTCTGTCAATGCCGGCTTCTCCCGCGCTTTTGTAACCATCCTTGACTCCAACGTAACGACCTTGATGGCAGCCGCTGTCCTGTTCTATCTGGGAACAGGCCCTGTCCGCGGTTTTGCCGTGACGCTGGCACTTGGTACGCTGATCAGTATGTTCACTGCCATTACGGTTACGAGATTTATTCTGAATGCCCTCATCGGCAGTCAGTTTACGAAGAATCCGTTCCTCTACGGAGCGAACCACTCTGAAAAGAAAGAGGAGGCGGCAAAATGA
- a CDS encoding 5-formyltetrahydrofolate cyclo-ligase, translating to MDKRTLRKEIKEKRSKLNQREINKFNREINSHISVSRLFLEGKVIMGYLAEPGEVNIDASLQTALSMGKTVCVPMILDKNGIMQAVRLTSLKKLGRDCYGIRTPNKPYEVIPPEDIDLILVPGACFTEHGDRLGKGKGFYDRFLPKCTKGVPMGVANEVMLVDELPMNPHDVKIRYLVTEKALRVCK from the coding sequence ATGGATAAGCGGACTCTCCGCAAGGAAATCAAGGAAAAACGCAGTAAGCTGAATCAGCGGGAAATCAATAAATTTAACCGCGAAATCAACAGTCATATTTCTGTCAGCCGGCTTTTTCTGGAAGGCAAGGTCATTATGGGTTACCTCGCCGAGCCGGGCGAAGTCAATATTGACGCCTCCTTGCAGACGGCCCTTTCCATGGGAAAGACAGTCTGTGTGCCCATGATTCTTGACAAAAACGGAATCATGCAGGCTGTTCGTCTGACTTCACTCAAAAAACTTGGGCGTGACTGTTATGGCATTCGTACGCCGAACAAACCTTATGAAGTGATTCCCCCGGAAGACATTGATTTGATTCTGGTGCCGGGTGCCTGCTTCACCGAACACGGTGACCGGCTGGGCAAGGGCAAAGGATTCTATGACCGTTTCCTGCCCAAGTGCACCAAAGGGGTTCCCATGGGGGTAGCTAACGAAGTCATGCTTGTGGATGAACTGCCCATGAATCCGCATGATGTGAAGATCCGTTATCTCGTGACGGAAAAAGCACTGAGAGTATGTAAATAA